In the genome of Mucilaginibacter sp. 14171R-50, the window GCTGCACATTGCCGGTAACATGATCGTGCTGATATACATAGGCTCGCTTATCGAAAACAAACTGGGCAAATGGAACTACCTTTTTATTTATCTGCTTACGGGTATCTGTGCCAGTACAACATCTGTTATCTGGAACGAACAAGGCATATTAGCAGGTGCTTCGGGCGCTATTTTTGGCTTATTTGGCGTTTTGCTGGCGCTGTTAACTACCAATTTTTACGAAAATAACGCGCGCAAAGCTTTACTGATAAGTACCACTATTTTTATTGGTTACAGCATTATTCCTGTGGGCAGGAATGTAGACCATGCCGCCCACTTCGGTGGCTTAATTTCAGGTTTCATTTTTGGTTGGGTAGCTTATTTAGGGCTCAGGCATCAAAAAAAGAACCTTATTGCCGCAAGCGCGCTGGGCATTACCATAATGTATACAACATTATGTATTTGGCTTGCCCCGGTTTATCAGTTTAAAGAGCTGCAGCAGCTTACTGCAAAAACCGATACCCTTTTTAGCACGCTGAACAATGATTTTTACCGAACAACCAATTTAGACCGTAGCCAGCGCCTTGCCATGTTTAATAATAAAACGCTTCGCCGGGTAGATACACTTTTAACCGTTGTCAAAAAACTAAATACACTGATACTGCCTGATAAGGAAAAGCGTGTAGCTGTAATAAAATCAAAAATTATAGAGCTTGAATGCCGCCTGTATAAACTGCTTTATAAAGAGTTTAGTGATAACGATAATTACAAATACCGCGCAGAGATAACCGGCATTACAAATAGCATAAATGAGTTGCGCCTGGAGTGGGGTAAACTGGAGGAAAAAGATTAATTAACGTTATTCCGTCACCCCATCTTCAACCTTCCTATCAATTCGGCGCTATATGTAGAAAGACATATCACATTTCCGGCAATCATTTTTACAAACAGAAAGGAACATATTGTTTTCTATTTACTTACATGATTTTAAATAGGTGAGTGGCAATGCTCCGCCTAAGTTAATCGGGCTTTAAAAAAGTTAGAATTGAACTTTTTATCTTATTTCACAATTAGGTAAAGACAAATAGAGGTATATTAAGATTTTACCGGCAACTGTTATAAATGGATATCGCTTTCCGTAAGGAGAAGACAAAACACCTATACATGAATATTTTATCGCACGCTATCGCTAACAAACAAGTTGCAGAAATCATTTCAGAGGGGGTAATCGTAAGTAATGTTGATGACGCTTTGGATATCATCGGCAATACCGGTTATCAGGGTTTTAATGACGTTATCATTCACAAGGAAAACCTGACAAACGACTTTTTCGACCTAAAAAGCAAAATTGCTGGTGAAATACTGCAGAAATTCACAAACTATCGTATGCGTGTTGTAATTGTCGGCGACTTTTCAAGCTTTAACAGCAAGAGCCTCAACGACTTTATTTACGAGAGCAATAATGGCAAGCAAGTAAATTTTTTGCCTACAGTTGCAGAAGCACTGACCGTGTTAAGCAAATGAGCATGGGCTTCATCTGTTATTTTAGATCAACGTGCTCGCGGCAAGGTTGCATTTGTTATGCTTGCATCAGCCGCCTTATCAACTCGGCGCTTTGCTTGTTACCTTCCTCCAGTCGGCCTTTAAAAAACGCCTGTACTTCGTTAAAGTGTTTTTTGTAGCCTTCCATGTCGCCATAACCAATAATGGCGCTCCACTCGCGTACGGCAGAGTGAAACTCCAGGTCGTCTCCGCGGATGGTTTTATCGTACAGGGCGGTTTGGATAGATTCTTCCAGCAACTCTTCGTTCTTAAACAGGTATTCGGCAATCCCAAGGCGCAACCTAAAAGGTGGCGTTTGGCATATCAGGTTATCATAAGGGTTTACGCCCAGGTGGTACCAGGCATCAACCATACTTAATATGCTCAGGTGCGAGTTAGGTTTCTGGTGCCCCGCATCGCGCGCCAGCGAAAACTCGCGCATAACGGCATCGTTGAACATGATAGGTTTGCGGCTTTCATGGAAAACAAAATCGCGGGCGCGGTAAAGTCGGTTCCTAAACTCTTGCTCCTCCTCTTTGATCATCAGTTTAAACAACTCCGACTCTGATTCGGCATAGCGCTTTACCTGCTGGCGCGCGTAGGGGTTTAGTATAGCCAGGCCGGCATACACGTGCGCCTTATAGCTGAATATGCGCAGGGTGGTCAATATTTTTACGTTATCGATACCCCCTATATAAGAGGCGTTCTCCCACGGGAAAAACCCTGCCGACTTCCATGCGGTACCCATGCTCTCGAACCCTACGTGGGTAACAGCCTGGGTATCGGCAACTATTTTATCATGCTCATGATAATCGGGGATCTCTACTATATCGGTTTCTACTGCCGCAAAAAGGTCGAGCATACGCTTGTAGGCATCTGGCTGGCCGCGGTGGTTTATCAGTATCAGCTTTTGGCCCTTTGGTTCAAAGCCCGGCCCGTGCATGGCATGAAAGGTGATGATCTGCGCGTCGGCAGGCAGGTATTTTTCGAATATGGCTATCTCGGGGTGCTTAACTGATGTTTGGCCGGCTACTATGGCACCGTACTTGGTTGCCGGCCCGTACTGGCCCACTACCTGCTCCAGTTTATCTGCCTCAACCGAATATATAATAAGATCGCTCACGCGCGATACGTCCTTGCCATCGTCCATCAGGGTTATCCCTAAAGGGGCTAACTCATCTTCCAGCCGTTCCCGGTTATGGGGCATATCACAGCCGCAAACGGTATAGCCTGCCTTTGAAAAAGCTTTGGCATACAACTTACCCATATCGCCCAATCCTATGATACCTATCCGCATAGTATAAATTAAAAAGGCTAATATATGCTTTGATAATTACACCTTTAATATATGCTTAACAACTTTTTTATACTTTTAACA includes:
- a CDS encoding rhomboid family intramembrane serine protease encodes the protein MSWGISPRKSFVVPLNEYNADHYLTLVYHAFNNLGWHIGYFNTDGIIAYTNISWASYAEEVSVHIVNNRAIIKSECVGYQFYFTDYGKNEKNLDLLFGEITYVEQYLQPTLQETAQELMDAIPDRQFISFEDPPLGYKAKLRGFLSHFTPKPGYTITPILILTNIGIYFISTTILIAMLVAKSMQTKQLANPGTAISLEDIYLSVGFSGRTPVLHGQLWRLITNTFLHFSLLHIAGNMIVLIYIGSLIENKLGKWNYLFIYLLTGICASTTSVIWNEQGILAGASGAIFGLFGVLLALLTTNFYENNARKALLISTTIFIGYSIIPVGRNVDHAAHFGGLISGFIFGWVAYLGLRHQKKNLIAASALGITIMYTTLCIWLAPVYQFKELQQLTAKTDTLFSTLNNDFYRTTNLDRSQRLAMFNNKTLRRVDTLLTVVKKLNTLILPDKEKRVAVIKSKIIELECRLYKLLYKEFSDNDNYKYRAEITGITNSINELRLEWGKLEEKD
- a CDS encoding DUF4180 domain-containing protein encodes the protein MDIAFRKEKTKHLYMNILSHAIANKQVAEIISEGVIVSNVDDALDIIGNTGYQGFNDVIIHKENLTNDFFDLKSKIAGEILQKFTNYRMRVVIVGDFSSFNSKSLNDFIYESNNGKQVNFLPTVAEALTVLSK
- a CDS encoding prephenate dehydrogenase, with translation MRIGIIGLGDMGKLYAKAFSKAGYTVCGCDMPHNRERLEDELAPLGITLMDDGKDVSRVSDLIIYSVEADKLEQVVGQYGPATKYGAIVAGQTSVKHPEIAIFEKYLPADAQIITFHAMHGPGFEPKGQKLILINHRGQPDAYKRMLDLFAAVETDIVEIPDYHEHDKIVADTQAVTHVGFESMGTAWKSAGFFPWENASYIGGIDNVKILTTLRIFSYKAHVYAGLAILNPYARQQVKRYAESESELFKLMIKEEEQEFRNRLYRARDFVFHESRKPIMFNDAVMREFSLARDAGHQKPNSHLSILSMVDAWYHLGVNPYDNLICQTPPFRLRLGIAEYLFKNEELLEESIQTALYDKTIRGDDLEFHSAVREWSAIIGYGDMEGYKKHFNEVQAFFKGRLEEGNKQSAELIRRLMQA